A part of Strix aluco isolate bStrAlu1 chromosome 21, bStrAlu1.hap1, whole genome shotgun sequence genomic DNA contains:
- the AXIN2 gene encoding axin-2 → MSSAVVLTHLPDPSSSFREDAPRPPVPGEEGEAPCPQLASSFLPKSQSFKAMPVPPAPRRNENGLGEPEGSASPDSPLARWTKSLHSLLGDQDGAYLFRTFLEREKCVDTLDFWFACNGFRQMDLKDTKTLRVAKAIYKRYIENNSIVSKQLKPATKTYIRDSIKKQQIDSIMFDQAQTEIQTVMEENAYQMFLTSDIYLEYVRSGGENPAYMNSNGLGSLKVVCGYLPTLNEEEEWSCADFKNKILPSVVGLSSKTLRVTANVRATETIENGYRSFKRNDPINPYHVNSGYVFAPATSANDSEISSDALTDDSMSMTDSSVDGIPPYRIGSKKQLQREMHRSVKANGQVSLPHFPRTHRLPKEMTPVEPAAFAAELISRLEKLKQEQETMDSLEERLQQIKEDEEKEGSELPTSLQSSREMVNPQHPQHPLSLLPSGSYEEDPQAILDEHLSRVLKTPGCQSPGMGRHSPRARSPDCLPTGKLQPGAASPAMCALVGKGFITKQTTKHVHHHYIHHHTVPKTKEQIEAEAAQRVQCCCPAGSDYYCYPKCKGHPKSTDPPLPPLEPFGRTGMLPKRPGRGADSVALPAGDGGLPGPGGVQLPGGEADRAQNVWQWMLESERQNKHKPHSTQSTKKAYSSDFAKGAPGRHHPWGTSSHPRGVQPAHPFVQDPAMPPLTPPNTLAQLEEACRRLAEVSKPQKQRCSTSNQQRDRNHSAAVQGGNTPFCNASLTTEDHKEPKKLPVVHTSQSSELVVTYFFCGEEIPYRRMLKAQSLTLGHFKEQLSKKGNYRYYFKKASDEFDCGAVFEEIWEDETILPMYEGRILGKVERID, encoded by the exons ATGAGCAGCGCTGTGGTCCTCACCCACCTCCCAGACCCCAGCAGCAGCTTCAGGGAAGACGCCCCCCGACCCCCtgtccctggggaggaaggagaagcaccATGCCCGCAACTCGCCAGCTCGTTTCTCCCCAAAAGCCAAAGCTTCAAGGCCATGCCGGTGCCTCCTGCCCCGCGGAGGAATGAGAACGGACTCGGGGAGCCGGAAGGCAGCGCATCTCCAGACTCCCCTCTGGCCAGATGGACCAAATCCTTGCATTCCTTGTTGGGAGATCAAGATGGTGCCTATCTTTTTCGGACCTtcctggaaagggaaaaatgtgtGGATACCTTAGACTTCTGGTTTGCCTGCAATGGCTTCAGGCAGATGGACCTTAAGGATACCAAAACTTTACGAGTAGCCAAAGCTATATACAAAAGGTACATCGAGAACAACAGCATCGTCTCCAAGCAGCTCAAGCCTGCTACCAAGACCTACATAAGGGATAGCATCAAGAAGCAGCAGATAGATTCTATCATGTTTGATCAGGCACAGACTGAGATTCAGACTGTGATGGAGGAAAATGCTTACCAGATGTTTTTAACTTCTGATATATACCTCGAATATGTACGGAGTGGAGGAGAGAATCCTGCTTACATGAACAGCAATGGACTGGGGAGCTTAAAGGTTGTCTGTGGCTATCTCCCGACcttgaatgaagaagaggaatGGAGCTGTgcagactttaaaaacaaaatcttgccTTCGGTAGTTGGACTATCCAGCAAGACGTTGAGGGTTACGGCGAATGTCAGAGCTACGGAGACGATCGAGAACGGATACAG GTCCTTCAAGAGGAACGATCCCATTAACCCATACCATGTGAATTCTGGCTATGTTTTTGCCCCAGCCACCAGCGCGAACGATAGTGAAATATCTAGTGATGCCCTGACGGACGACTCCATGTCAATGACGGACAGCAGCGT AGATGGGATCCCCCCGTACAGAATTGGGAGCAAGAAGCAGCTCCAGCGGGAAATGCATCGGAGTGTCAAGGCCAACGGTCAAGTTTCTCTACCTCATTTTCCG AGGACCCACCGTCTTCCCAAGGAGATGACCCCGGTGGAGCCGGCTGCCTTTGCCGCAGAGCTCATTTCCCGGCTGGAGAAGCTGAAGCAGGAGCAGGAAACCATGGACAGTCTGGAGGAGAGGCTGCAGCAAATCAAGGAG GACGAGGAAAAGGAGGGCTCGGAGCTTCCCACCAGCCTGCAGAGCAGTCGGGAGATGGTGAACCCTCAGCATCCGCAGCACCCGCTCTCGCTCCTGCCCTCCGGCAGCTACGAGGAGGACCCCCAGGCCATCCTGGACGAGCATCTCTCCCGTGTGCTGAAGACCCCCGGCTGCCAGTCGCCTGGCATGGGCCGGCACAGCCCCCGCGCCCGCTCCCCCGACTGCCTGCCGACGGGCAAGCTGCAGCCCGGCGCGGCCTCGCCGGCCATGTGCGCCTTGGTGGGTAAGGGATTCATCACCAAGCAGACCACCAAGCACGTCCACCACCACTACATCCACCACCACACCGTGCCCAAGACGAAGGAACAGATCGAAGCGGAGGCGGCTCAGCGTGTCCAGTGCTGCTGCCCGGCGGGCAGCGACTACTACTGCTACCCCAAGTGCAAGGGCCACCCGAAAAGCACGGACCCCCCTCTCCCTCCGCTGGAGCCCTTCGG CAGGACGGGGATGCTGCCGAAGAGGCCGGGCAGAGGAGCGGACAGCGTCGCCCTGCCCGCCGGGGAcggggggctgcccggccccggcggggtGCAGCTCCCGGGGGGCGAGGCGGACCGGGCGCAGAACGTCTGGCAGTGGATGCTGGAGAGCGAGAGACAAAATAAGCACAAGCCCCATAG cACACAAAGCACAAAGAAGGCCTACAGCTCCGACTTCGCCAAGGGGGCCCCCGGCCGCCACCACCCCTGGGGGACCAGCAGCCACCCGCGTGGGGTGCAGCCCGCCCACCCCTTCGTCCAGGACCCCGCCATGCCCCCGCTCACCCCACCCAACACCCTGGCGCAGCTGGAAGAAGCGTGTCGCCGGCTCGCCGAGGTCTCCAAGCCGCAGAAGCAACG ATGTTCAACCTCAAATCAGCAGAGGGATCGAAACCACTCCGCTGCCGttcaggggggaaacaccccttTCTGCAATGCAAGTCTAACGACAGAAGA tcacAAAGAGCCAAAGAAACTGCCAGTTGTTCACACCTCTCAGTCTAGTGAGTTGGTTGTCACCTATTTTTTTTGTGGAGAAGAAATTCCCTACAGGAGGATGTTAAAGGCCCAGAGCCTGACACTTGGGCACTTTAAAGAACAGCTGAGCAAAAAGGGAAATTACAG ATACTACTTCAAAAAAGCAAGCGACGAGTTCGACTGTGGTGCGGTATTTGAAGAGATTTGGGAAGACGAAACCATCCTGCCGATGTACGAAGGAAGGATTCTTGGGAAAGTAGAAAGAATCGATTGA